The Alteribacter populi genomic sequence CGTTTGTTGACGGAGAGTAGAAGGTTTTGTTTTTCAGATGATCCGGTAAGTACTGCTGAACGACATAGTGATTCTCAAAGTTATGTGGATATTTATAACCTTCGCCGTGACCTAGCTTCGAGGCTCCTTTATAGTGAGCGTCTCTCAGATGGACAGGGACATCCCCGTTTTTTTCTTTTTCGACCATTGCGAGAGCTTTATCAATTCCGGTAATTACCGTGTTACTTTTAGGAGCTGTTGCTAAGTAAAGTGCTGCTTCCGCCAGTGGGATTCTCGCTTCAGGTAAACCAACAAACTCCACTGCCTGAGCGGCAGCATGGGCGATTAATAACGCATTGGGATCTGCTAAACCTATATCTTCAGCTGCATGTACGTACAATCTTCTTGCGATAAATTTTGCATCTTCTCCAGCATATATCATTTTTGCCAACCAATAAAGGGCAGCGTCAGGGTCTGAACCACGAATACTTTTAATAAAAGCTGAGACGGTGTCGTAATGATTATCGCCTTGCTTATCATAGTGGATGACCCGTTTTTGAACGGATGCTTCGGCTGTCGCAACATCAATAACAATGGTGCCCTCTTCGTTTGGATCGGTCGTTAACACAGCTAGTTCTAGGGCGTTAAGGGCTGTTCGTGCATCCCCGTTTGCCACATCAATTAAGTGGTCTTTGGCTTTTTTTCTCAAAGTAATTTCATATGAACCAAATCCTCGTTCCTTATCCTCAAGTGCTTGGTCGATTACGTTTGCTAATTCCGTATCCTTTAATGATTCAAGGCGGAAAAGGCGAGAGCGGGAAAGGAGGGCGGAGTTGACTTCAAACATTGGATTTTCCGTTGTAGCCCCAATTAAAATAACGGTTCCGTCTTCAACAAATGGAAGAAGCGCATCTTGTTGTCCTTTGTTAAATCGATGAATCTCATCTATAAAAAGGATCGTTTTAGTTTGCTCATATTTTAACCGGTCCTTCGCACTATCAACAATGGCGCGTACGTCTTTAATGCCTGCAGCGACGGCATTGAGCTGTTCAAAATGAGCGGAAGTGGAGTTGGCAATTACGCGAGCCAATGTTGTTTTTCCTGTCCCAGGAGGCCCGTGAAAAATCATCGCTGTCAACCGATCAGCCTTGATCGCCCTTCGTAATAGTGTTCCTTCTCCTACAATATTCTTCTGTCCAATCACTTCGTCTATTGTTCTCGGTCTCATCCTAGAGGCGAGTGGTCCTTTTGGTTTTGAATCCTGAGGGTATTCAAATAAATCCATGCGAGTTTCCCCCTTAAATCGGTTATAAATGATTGCATTTCCATAAAAACCTCGTTAAAATGCTAGTGATTGAAAACTGTCTATACCACTTGGTTAATACAAAACCAACATTAATTATAATATCACGATGATACCACGAATGCCTTTTTATTAACATTTCTATGCTATAATTAATGCAGATCACAAGTGTTTTGTATAGTGTGTTATAGGGAGAGGATAGGAATGGCACTGATGTTTTATTCCTCACAAAACCGATTTATATTTCGGTGGAGTATTTATATAATTGGTCTCATTATCATGAGCATTGGTATTTCGTTTATAATCAAAGCAGAGTTAGGGAGCTCGCCATGGGATGTTCTTCATATAGGATTAACTGAGCAATTTGGGCTTACAATTGGATCATGGACGATCATTATGGGCTTTTTTACATTAGTTACCGCAGCTTTTCTGCTTAAAGAATGGCCCAAAGCCGGTGCTTATTTAAATATGATTCTAGTTGGTGTTTTTGTTGATTTAAACCTTCTCATACTCCAAACGCCACCTAATCTTCCCGGTCAGGCAACGATGCTCGTTACAGGCATCTTCATTATGGGGTTTGGAATAGGTCTTTACATTAGTCCCCGGTGCGGGGCAGGACCAAGAGATAGTTTTATGCTTGCGGTCTCACAAAAAACAGGGATGACAGTGTCGAGAGTGCGAGGCTTAATGGAAATCGTCGTTCTTGGAGCAGGCTGGTATTTGGGAGGACCTGTTTTTGTCGGTACGATTCTATTTTGCTTAACAATTGGTCCAATTACAGGAGTATGCTTAACTGCTTGTCAATCTTGGATGGATCGAAGAATGGAAAGAGGGATTAGCGTTGAAAATATCCACTAAAGGAAGATATGGATTAACTATTATGATGGCATTGGCAAAAAAATACGGGGAAGGTCCCGTTTCATTAAAATCGATTGCTAAGGAGCACCAATTATCTGAACACTACTTAGAGCAGCTTATTGCTCCACTTCGTAATGCAATCCTCGTGAAAAGTGTGAGAGGAGCTTACGGAGGTTATATGCTAACAAAGGCACCTAAAGAGATAACAGCAGGTGATATCATACGCGTCCTTGAAGGACCAATAAGTCCTGTTGAAGTGGTAGATGATGAAGAACCTGCAAAGCGGGATTTATGGATTAAAATCCGCGATGCTGTTAAAGATGTGTTGGATAGTACTACTTTAGAAGACTTGTCTAGTTATGAGGATAAGGGTGACCAGGAGTACTACATGTTTTACATTTAAAAGGTAAAAATTATATCCGACAGAACCTACACGTCGCTCGTCTCAAGGACGTTTCGATGTCTTGCGCAAAGCGCCATCGGTTCGTGTCAAATAACCTGCCCGATTAAAAGTGAAAAGCACTTTTAACGGACAGATCATGTGCATGTCGCCGGGTAAGCGGGCGCCTTGCGCTTTTCTTATAATGGAGTGAAACATATGAAAAGAATTTATTTAGACCATGCTGCAACTTCACCAGTAGCCCCGGCCGTTTTAGAAGCGATGCACCCTTATTACGAAGAGATGTTTGGAAATCCTTCGAGCATTCATCATTTCGGAAGAGAAGCACGTCGAGGATTGGATAGCGCGAGAGAATCGATCGCAAAAGTGCTAAACGCACGGTTCGATGAGGTGGTTTTTACAAGCGGTGGAACAGAAGCGGATAACTTAGCTGTTATTGGTTTTGCTGCTGCAAACCAAAGCAAAGGTAAGCATGTGATCACAACACAAGTGGAGCATCACGGGATTTTACATGCCTTTGAATACTTAGAGACGCTTGGGTTCGAAGTCACATATTTACCAGTTGATGAATTCGGGAAAATAACTGTCGGGCAAGTAAAAGAAGCCCTGCGGGAAGATACGATTCTTTTATCTGTTATGTATGGAAACAATGAAGTAGGAACAGTTCAGCCAATTGCTGACATTGGTGAACTGTTGACTGATCATCAGGCTGCTTTTCATACCGATGCAGTTCAAGCATTTGGCATGGAAGAGATTGATGTCCAAGCATTGAACGTACAAATGTTATCTGTTTCAGCTCATAAAATTAACGGACCGAAAGGTGTTGGATTTCTTTATTTGCAAAGCGGGTTAACGGTGACGCCAAGTCTGTTTGGTGGAGAACAGGAGCGAAAGCGCAGGGCAGGTACGGAAAACGTCGCAGCGATTGCCGGTATGAAAAAAGCAGTAGAACTAGCTTTAGAAAACCGACTCGAAAAACGTGCAGTATATGAAAATTACCGTGAACAAATGATAAGAGTATTTTCAAACGATGAACTTCGTTTTTATGTTAATGGACATCAGGAGGACCATTTACCTCACATATTAAATGTCAGTTTTCCTGGAGTAAATGTAGAGGCGATGCTCACAAACCTGGATATTGCTGGGATTGCAGCTTCCAGCGGGTCTGCATGTACAGCAGGTTCGATTGAGCCTTCTCACGTTTTATCTGCGATGTTCCCAAATGAACAAGCACGAAGCCAATCAGCGATTCGCTTTAGCTTCGGAGAGGGGCTAACAGATGAAGATGTAAAAGCTGCAGCTGAGCAAGCCGCTCGTATTGTTAAACGATTAGGAGGTGGACAATGATGACAACAAACATGGAAAAAACACCAGAAGATACACGCGTCATTGTCGGAATGAGTGGCGGTGTTGATTCATCTGTATCAGCGTATTTGTTAAAAGAACAAGGATATGATGTTATCGGGATTTTTATGAAAAACTGGGATGACACGGATGAAAATGGCGTTTGTACCGCTACAGAAGATTATGAAGATGTCATTCGCGTATGTAACCAGCTTGAAATCCCATATTACGCTGTGAATTTTGAAAAAGAATACTGGGATAAAGTATTCAGCTATTTCCTCGAAGAATATAAAGCAGGTAGAACCCCCAACCCTGACGTGATGTGTAATAAAGAAATTAAATTTAAGGCGTTTTTAGAGCACGCCCTATCCCTAGGTGCGGATTATTTAGCAACGGGTCATTATGCACGATTATCAAGGGAAAATGGAAAAGTAGAACTTCTTAGAGGTGTTGATCATAACAAAGATCAAACGTATTTTTTAAACGCATTAAGTAAAGAGCAGCTCCAGCATGTTATGTTTCCTTTAGGTGATATTGAAAAACCTAGAGTAAGAGAAATCGCATCTGAAGCGGGTCTTGCCACAGCAAGTAAAAAAGACAGTACGGGTATTTGCTTTATCGGAGAGCGTAACTTTAAGGAATTTCTCAGTGAATATTTACCTGCTCAACCAGGTGAAATGCAAACGTTAGACGGGGAAGTGAAAGGCCGTCACGATGGTCTCATGTACTACACACTAGGCCAACGTCAAGGTCTTGGCATTGGTGGATCTGGTGAACCTTGGTTTGTGATAGACAAGGACCTTGAACAGAATGTCTTGATAGTCGGCCAAGGCTACCATAACGAAGCCTTGTATTCAACAGGGTTAAAGGCAGTCGAGGTAAACTGGATTAACCCATTGGAGTCAGAAACGTTAAAATGTACTGCGAAATTCAGGTATCGTCAAGAAGATCAAGACGTTACGGTAAAAATGCTAGGTGAAGGTGAGGTACTCGTTACTTTTGCTGAACCGCAAAGAGCTGTAACTCCAGGACAATCTGTTGTATTTTATGATGGGGATGTATGTCTTGGCGGAGGTACCATTGACGAAGTAATCAAAGACTAACACCGCCGATAGAGGAGAGGAAATGATGACAGATAAAAATCAATTGGCTGTGAAAGAAATGCAAGAAGGAAATTTAGAAGCAGCCGCGAAATTATTAAACGAAGCCATCGAAGAAAATCCAGATAACCCTGTTGGGTATACAAACTTCGGGAACTTACTTTCTGCTGTAAAAGAAGAAGATAAAGCATTACGCTTTTTCGAACGTGCCATTGAGCTTGATGCTGATACTGC encodes the following:
- a CDS encoding AAA family ATPase, giving the protein MDLFEYPQDSKPKGPLASRMRPRTIDEVIGQKNIVGEGTLLRRAIKADRLTAMIFHGPPGTGKTTLARVIANSTSAHFEQLNAVAAGIKDVRAIVDSAKDRLKYEQTKTILFIDEIHRFNKGQQDALLPFVEDGTVILIGATTENPMFEVNSALLSRSRLFRLESLKDTELANVIDQALEDKERGFGSYEITLRKKAKDHLIDVANGDARTALNALELAVLTTDPNEEGTIVIDVATAEASVQKRVIHYDKQGDNHYDTVSAFIKSIRGSDPDAALYWLAKMIYAGEDAKFIARRLYVHAAEDIGLADPNALLIAHAAAQAVEFVGLPEARIPLAEAALYLATAPKSNTVITGIDKALAMVEKEKNGDVPVHLRDAHYKGASKLGHGEGYKYPHNFENHYVVQQYLPDHLKNKTFYSPSTNGYEKTVQKRLDYFADRKRKEQP
- a CDS encoding YczE/YyaS/YitT family protein encodes the protein MALMFYSSQNRFIFRWSIYIIGLIIMSIGISFIIKAELGSSPWDVLHIGLTEQFGLTIGSWTIIMGFFTLVTAAFLLKEWPKAGAYLNMILVGVFVDLNLLILQTPPNLPGQATMLVTGIFIMGFGIGLYISPRCGAGPRDSFMLAVSQKTGMTVSRVRGLMEIVVLGAGWYLGGPVFVGTILFCLTIGPITGVCLTACQSWMDRRMERGISVENIH
- the cymR gene encoding cysteine metabolism transcriptional regulator CymR; amino-acid sequence: MKISTKGRYGLTIMMALAKKYGEGPVSLKSIAKEHQLSEHYLEQLIAPLRNAILVKSVRGAYGGYMLTKAPKEITAGDIIRVLEGPISPVEVVDDEEPAKRDLWIKIRDAVKDVLDSTTLEDLSSYEDKGDQEYYMFYI
- a CDS encoding cysteine desulfurase family protein, with product MKRIYLDHAATSPVAPAVLEAMHPYYEEMFGNPSSIHHFGREARRGLDSARESIAKVLNARFDEVVFTSGGTEADNLAVIGFAAANQSKGKHVITTQVEHHGILHAFEYLETLGFEVTYLPVDEFGKITVGQVKEALREDTILLSVMYGNNEVGTVQPIADIGELLTDHQAAFHTDAVQAFGMEEIDVQALNVQMLSVSAHKINGPKGVGFLYLQSGLTVTPSLFGGEQERKRRAGTENVAAIAGMKKAVELALENRLEKRAVYENYREQMIRVFSNDELRFYVNGHQEDHLPHILNVSFPGVNVEAMLTNLDIAGIAASSGSACTAGSIEPSHVLSAMFPNEQARSQSAIRFSFGEGLTDEDVKAAAEQAARIVKRLGGGQ
- the mnmA gene encoding tRNA 2-thiouridine(34) synthase MnmA translates to MEKTPEDTRVIVGMSGGVDSSVSAYLLKEQGYDVIGIFMKNWDDTDENGVCTATEDYEDVIRVCNQLEIPYYAVNFEKEYWDKVFSYFLEEYKAGRTPNPDVMCNKEIKFKAFLEHALSLGADYLATGHYARLSRENGKVELLRGVDHNKDQTYFLNALSKEQLQHVMFPLGDIEKPRVREIASEAGLATASKKDSTGICFIGERNFKEFLSEYLPAQPGEMQTLDGEVKGRHDGLMYYTLGQRQGLGIGGSGEPWFVIDKDLEQNVLIVGQGYHNEALYSTGLKAVEVNWINPLESETLKCTAKFRYRQEDQDVTVKMLGEGEVLVTFAEPQRAVTPGQSVVFYDGDVCLGGGTIDEVIKD